The DNA region AACCAAATTGACTATAGAATGCATGAGGTTTGTTTTTACACAGAATTTGGAATACTTGTCCCTCAACAGAAATTTCCTAGAAAGACAATATTAAtggtgaaataatttcttcatcaTATCTGCAACGATGTCACTTCGAAGAATGTCATTTCGAGATGGAACTAAAACACATTTCAGGTTCGAGatatgtaatttttgaaaaagtccaAGTTTCAAATTTTGTAATAGGTACTTATGACAGGGGTTATTTTTGATCTTCTTTTTTCGACAATTGTGGCACAACCTATTTCTGTGTTAATTCAGTAAATTGTAGTTCTTGTCTGTtaattattcaaattcaacCGTCAACCAGAAGTAGCAAAAACTCAAATATTGATTTTATGTCCACATCACCCGTTACTTCAACGATTGCAAAATTGTCGCAGCCATTCTTATCATATAGCGAATTGTGCAATTATGCTCTGAGTGCATAATTTTGAACTCGCTACAATAATACCCGAAGATTATTATTCCCTGTCAAGATGAATCGACAAATGCGCGGTTTTCAACAGGAATCTCGCGATGGCATGTAGACGGGATCTACTGTGCTATCTCGACTCGCGCGTAGCGAATCGCGCGTTTCTCGCCTCATCTGGACAGGctaattttaccaatagaaTTCACTGTTGTTGCCAATTCCATAAGATGGAcactagtgcatattatgaacTAAGAGAGATTATTTCAACTACCTATGAAAGGTACATATTCAGGAAGACGAAAGTAATATTagattataattttttgttcttaTTGGCGTATTATTTGCCAAATTAACGTTTTTTTTTAGATAATGATCAATAGGCATAAGAGCAGTTActtgattttcattttttcattggaATATATTACACGAATAGACTCACCGAGTATACAAGGTCTTCGTCGATGCTCTCCATCGCTCCAAGATCCAACAAAAAGCATTATAATAACAGGTATTACTCCATGGACCAGACTTTTTATGAATAATATGTCAGAGGCTAACTTTTGTACGGAAGTTTCTTCAATTTCGGTATAACCCGAAGTATTTTTCTGCATTATTGCATCACATACAGATTGATTGTAACCAAGATTGACACGACATGATTCTTCAAGTATCAAATTTTGTGTAATTAAAGTATTAATGGTTGAAGGAAGGATGTATATTAGAACCAAAGGTTCTACTGTAATACTAGATAGGCTTAATTTGAACTCGTTAACACCATTATGGTCagttttttgttgaaatataaCTTCTTCTTTCTCCATACCTTCATACCACAAAACAATAATTCAGTTCCCCCAAGAATTAGATAACAGTTTGTTTTCGAATTATGATCCTCTACCATAGATGTTTTTCTTCAGACAAATAACTGAAGTACCTAGTAGAACTAACAACATAGGAAAAGCAATCACTAAAACTTAATTTATCTATATGTAATATTCCGATTGTTGAAAACCAGAAAGGAAATTATAAATGATAATGATTTATCTACGTCTGTCATTTCTGTGTCATGAATAATCAGTTGTAGATAACAATCCCTGTAAATAAATAATGGTTTGCTACTATGAATAAGATTTTATCCAAGAACCTATTTTATCGTTATAATTTTCAAAAGTGTAttacatattacattttttatattttctaggAGTTTTCCCCAGTTAATGAAATCTCTTAGAAGCGTATTACCCCATAAAACaggaatgaaaaaattacatatgaACAAAAACATTAGGTAACTACTGTATTTCGTGGCTTAATGAGAAAACTGCCTAAATCCGTATCTGACAATTTTACAGGAGCAAAAATTACTAAATATTGGAAAGAGATCCGCAAAAATCATTGAATACTCAACCATTTAGTAAGTAATAGTTAACTATATTGAATATATGTAATTTGTTGCAGCAAAAATGACTtaaaccattttttttaaataggtaCCTACAATCAGAGATAGGCATCTAAAACCCATTTTCTTCTAGAAGTGGAGAAGGAGGAGGAAATTTTCTTGGTAAAGCGACGATTTGCAGTTTCTACATCCACATCATTATTTATAAAAGATTCTTTGCATATAATAgtttaaaaaatattgagtaaAAATCATATATTCACTCTATGCACTGTCTTCTATCCTTTCAGCTTCCTCTGAaatgattctttgaattttgtttttatattcACAGGAATTCCTTAGTTTTACTTTTTCTTCTACGTTATTTCGATCATTGGGAGACTGCCTATGCAAATATCTGTAAATAAACCAAATttgaacaaaataaataaattgcaacCAGTAGATACCTACTACATAGTATGTGGAATCAGAGATAAAGTTATGTACAGTTggatggattttcatcaagtatcgaccACATACATTCAATATACTTATAGAGCTCTGTTATTATCATTAATAAATCCAACTCGATCTGATTCCAGAAGCAAAATTCAGATCCGTTCtccgaaaatattttaataaatgCTTTAATAATCAATACTCACATAAAGAGAAGCGTAGAGATAGAGTACATGAATAtggaaacaaaataaaacgatcCTGGGAAGATTTTCATGGTATTTTTATAGACCGTTGAATATATCGGTCCAAATATCAACGGCACTAGAGCTTCGCTCAAGCCTAAAAGAGAATTCGATCTTCCAAGTTCACTTTCTGGTACTATTTTGGCcataagtgaacgcagtgcaaTTGGaggaatggtaaaaaaaatatcCGCGATTATACCTGCCAACAAAAAGTTGATAATCAAATGTGAGTTGAGATATCAAGTGGAGAAAATAGTTAGTACAAGATAAAGTATCAAATGTTCATTCATATATGAAAAGCTCACCTgcataaaaatatttaaaattcgGTGCAAAAGCGTATATGACTTCAGCGATTATAACAGTACATAAAGCTAAAACGCCTATTGCAGAATCTTcccatttgaatattttcgatagtaTCACAATGCTGAATGAAGAACCTTAAAATTAGTATGCAGATTTTAATGTTTTATACAACTACTTCAGTTATACCGATAATGTCAATGAACGAATGCGTCAGGAAGAAAATACTGAAGTCCAATTCATTCCATCCAAATTTCAACCTGGTATAAAGATAACAAACTGCATTTTCTCCTGTAATCAGATCCCAGCAGATTATGAATTGATAACTGTTACCAAATATCAtctaaagaaaaataaatcaaaaaatcgaattatatTAAAAATATCTCGGATAAAGTCCAAATTTTGTCCTAGTCTCCACATTTAAAAAACCCATAAAAAGCTTCGAAACTAAACGACTAATAAACAAGAAGCTGTGTTATCTGTGGCACATCTTTCGCACTAGGAGCTTACTTAAATAAGCCACTGCATGCGTCCAACCATACCTCAACTCATTTGTGTACAAAGTGGCCATTGCCACTTTAAGTGGCAATAGCCACTTTTTTTTAGATGGAACATTCTATGTTTCATTCGACATTTGAATAGAGCTTGAGAAAACGAAATCAAATATACCTATgtatatagttttatgacttctGATTGTCCGTTTCGGATTCGGACTTATTAataattttcatcgaaaaatcaTCCTAAAGCCGATAAATAAAACTATGGAATCTTTCTAGCTCTGTGTTAATTAGGTACATTTGTTCAGAAGTTAATCCCATGCATGATATTATTTTCGTTGGGTATTTTCAAGTCAGTCGCCTTACTGCACCTAAACCTCACGAGCCGCCGCTGGACAAAATAAAAGATTGGATGATTTCTGGTAAGCTTTAGGTATTATAGTCGATCCTTACCATTCCACAGCAGCATCGAACAGTTACTGGTTTTtccgaattttgaaacaatggACATTATGTATAAGAATAATATAGCATAGATGTACGGGAGAtttttgattgtccgatcaaacCTTTGACGGTTCGGTTGCTGAAGTGAAATCACCAGTATACATAGAATAAACTTAGATTATGGTACCCAACTGAAATTTAGTTGATGAAATTTTatggatcataatttgatgccaCAATGAAATTTGAAATCAGATTTAATAATAAGAGGAATGAAACCATCACAAATGGAGAAAACACTAACCTTGCATTGGTCCCAAAGTCATAATACATAATAACAAAATTGTAAATATCCTTTTTTTCTTATCATTTCGACTATTCACAAAACAAGTTTTTACTGTACATTTGAGATGTTCTAATCGAAAAATATCCAAAAAGTTAACTCTGCCATTGGTTGTTACATTTCTCTTATTCCCTTTTTCCGCTGTAATTTCTTTTATCAACCAATATccacacaaaaatgaaagaacgAGCATTATCAAGCAGATAACATAAATTCCAATGAACCCAATTGGAGCTAATAAAAATCCACTGGATCCCAAACCAAGGATGAAAGCTACGTTTTGGATTGTTGAAGATATTCCTATTCTGAACGTTTTATTATCATCATCACTCAAGTAACTTATATGACTGTAGACGCCTAGAAATAAGCATGGCCATCCCCCCATCAGTGCAGTAGGAAGGGAAACAGAAAAAGCGGTAAAAATCACAGGAATTTCTTCGAAATATGCAGTATTCAATATTAACAAAATCACAGCCACAATTTCGCCCAAAATGGGTGCTAATATCAATGGTTTCCTGCAACTATGTTTGTCACTCCAAGAacctaaaaataataaaagacaAAAAGGAAATAATCCTTGAATGAATGTAGAAATTGCAGACAATTCTGTAACGTAGTTCTGTACTCGAGCTTCTTCAACTTCGTAGCCCAATATTCTTCTTTCTGATAGAGCATCACAAACTGTATCGTTCAGGCCAAACTGAACCCTACAGGTTTTCTCTAGATAAAGATTTATAGTAATTATCTGGTATATGGTGGATGATAGTATGCATAATAAGAGAGAAGGTTCAATTGTTGTtgagttgaatatttttttagcaCAACCAGCTTTATTTTCGCTTTCTATATTCAAGTTAGGTCGACGACATAGTTTATTTTTTCTCGCTGTTTCTTTATTCATAGTTTTGGTACAAACTTTGCAGTTTTAGATGGGGAATCTACCTGAAAATAAAATGCTTATAAGATCAATCTGAACCTAGTTCTACCAGAAAAACAGGGGTGTTCTTGAGATAGgtattcatatttttccgaaacatATTGTAACAAATAACTAGAAAATACCATGAAACAAGTGGTCTTCTAAATCAACCTTGGAAGTGAAGCTGGTTTTGTTTATTATGATTATTTCCTACTGAGAAAAAGGACTATCTTTACACATAGCTTTATATTTCTCTAAATGCATAACGTATGGTCCGACCGTTTTGGGTTGGGAAAAAATTCACCTGATGAAGatcatgtcatgtcatgtcatCTAAATTTAGATTTAGAAATTATTCGGTTTCAGTTTCAAAAAAAGTCTCATGAAATATTGTTCTTTTACAACGTATTTATAATCTAGTTGGGAAAATGTTGAGAAAAGCATGGTCAATATTTATCGGGATCAAATCATAATCAAGTGAAAAACTTATCTCAATCGGCGGATGAGGCTGATGAACACTTCCACCACCGCTAGAGTCTCCTCCCTCATATCACTAATCAAAATCTATTAGGgagagtgatttttttctcaCTCCTATTCATTATTAATCCTGCATATGTATAGAGTTGGGGTAAAGTATGATACCTAAGTAAAGAATATAACCTTTGAAATAAAAAGCAGCATATTCTACTTCAAGCCATACGTTTCTACTTTATGGGAATACAATTTTTGCGCATATGCGTGGCAGCAATGgacggaaaattgaaaaaaactagGCGAATTCAAGAGAAGAATTGAAACTTACAGCTTTCAAGATCTACACTGAACACTATCGCATTGATACTTATGTGATGAGATGGTTCGCTACAGTCACAAGTCGTGCGAGTTTCAATGTATTCagtcaataataataatctggAATATTCATCGTCCAGGTATATTACGAAACATGATTCTCCGAAATCTACGAGAATTAATTCTTCGACATGAGCTTGTACTTCCCCAAGTACCTACGTATGGAACAAAAGGTACAACGGCGAACTATTTATGATTATTTAGTGTCATCCAATGTTCGAGATAGGTACGATCGTTTCATCTTTGCACTTATTCCAAACCAtttcttttcaatattatattaaTATCCTAATCAATTCAACACTGGCAATGATTTCATATAATGGCCTAATGCCTATATTTTCATTGGTATCCGAGAAAAGTGCAATTTTTTCCCACTTCCCGAGGTACCTATTGACCTAACAATCGAAGCAGCATAAAAAAAACTTCGAAGGGCCCTCTATTATTACAGAATCTATAAAactgatgaaattttcgaataaaagcttgcttttttcttcataaacctCCGCTGCCGTGATCATATTCAAGAAAATATATTCCTCGATGAAGATTATACGGCATCtgctattattattatatgcttGTTGTTATAAATTAGTAGGTAATCATTTTAATATTTCAATCTGATCTTCGTAACCTTGTTTTATAGAAGAAAATGAAGACTGAAAACgagttcaatataaaaaaaaaacgagatcAATATAAACAATATATTCAGTATTCACCCTTCTTCTTTACCTTTTCCGCTTTAAGACGACACAGGTGCTCTCCAgagaccgccaggttccgctttTTAAAGCGCCTTCAGCATCATTGAAGACTGACATCATGGCTTATTCCTCTTTGCTTATTCGCTAAAATAGCACCGCTTAAAAACCAGTCTATGTTAAAAACGCTTCAcgcgaaaatatggctctaACAAAGAGTAACAAGTTATTATTCTTTGGCTCTAACCTAACCCAGAGATATAGAATCTATATATTCTatatattctatatctctgacCTAACCCAACTCTGTGGTGCTGTGCACAGCCGTCACTCGTCTATGCGTCACTCGTCAGCTCGGTCAAAAAATGATTGAATCAAGTGATTCCAAGTGCAgataatatatgaataaaatGAACGACGAAATATGTAGAACTTGTCTCAAAAATGGTTGTTACTCGACCAGTATATTCGATTTCAATTTATTTGAGAAGCTCATGGAGCTTTCAGCAATCTCAGTAATGAATAATATCACAATAACAATATCACCACTACTATCACAAGTTTTCAGATTTCTGTAGATGACGATTTACCTGTTAAAATTTGTAATGAATGTGTGGAAAGTATCACAAGTGCTCACAAGTTCAAAACTCTTTGTGAACAGAGTGATAAAATTTTGAGGACAAATAAAGAAATATTGTTGGAGAATACATGTTATAACTCGGAAAAGGACACTTCAGATAACAAAAACGTGTTGCTGGCAGAAAACAGAATTTCAGTACCAAAAAATGTACGAGAAATCAAATCCGAAGCTTTCTCCAATGCAAGTCGTGAGTTATTTCTTACAAGCCGAACTGCtgattgaaattgatgaatctttttaaagaaatataaaaattacatTGCAGACAGTCCTAGTGATGCAGTTGAGCTTGCATGTAATGAGGATAATGTGGACTTGAAAAAATCTTGCACAGAATTTAATCTCAAATCAAGTTCATATATTTGCACATTTTGTGATAAAGTATTTAATGATATCAGAATATTGAAACAGCATAAGAGAATACACAGGTAGGTATATGGAAAACccattcaaataataataactacATTATGCCTAATCTTCTAAATA from Coccinella septempunctata chromosome 1, icCocSept1.1, whole genome shotgun sequence includes:
- the LOC123322894 gene encoding uncharacterized protein LOC123322894 isoform X2: MYYDFGTNASYQFIICWDLITGENAVCYLYTRLKFGWNELDFSIFFLTHSFIDIIGSSFSIVILSKIFKWEDSAIGVLALCTVIIAEVIYAFAPNFKYFYAGIIADIFFTIPPIALRSLMAKIVPESELGRSNSLLGLSEALVPLIFGPIYSTVYKNTMKIFPGSFYFVSIFMYSISTLLFIYLHRQSPNDRNNVEEKVKLRNSCEYKNKIQRIISEEAERIEDSA
- the LOC123322894 gene encoding uncharacterized protein LOC123322894 isoform X3 is translated as MIFGNSYQFIICWDLITGENAVCYLYTRLKFGWNELDFSIFFLTHSFIDIIGSSFSIVILSKIFKWEDSAIGVLALCTVIIAEVIYAFAPNFKYFYAGIIADIFFTIPPIALRSLMAKIVPESELGRSNSLLGLSEALVPLIFGPIYSTVYKNTMKIFPGSFYFVSIFMYSISTLLFIYLHRQSPNDRNNVEEKVKLRNSCEYKNKIQRIISEEAERIEDSA
- the LOC123322894 gene encoding uncharacterized protein LOC123322894 isoform X1; its protein translation is MNKETARKNKLCRRPNLNIESENKAGCAKKIFNSTTIEPSLLLCILSSTIYQIITINLYLEKTCRVQFGLNDTVCDALSERRILGYEVEEARVQNYVTELSAISTFIQGLFPFCLLLFLGSWSDKHSCRKPLILAPILGEIVAVILLILNTAYFEEIPVIFTAFSVSLPTALMGGWPCLFLGVYSHISYLSDDDNKTFRIGISSTIQNVAFILGLGSSGFLLAPIGFIGIYVICLIMLVLSFLCGYWLIKEITAEKGNKRNVTTNGRVNFLDIFRLEHLKCTVKTCFVNSRNDKKKRIFTILLLCIMTLGPMQGENAVCYLYTRLKFGWNELDFSIFFLTHSFIDIIGSSFSIVILSKIFKWEDSAIGVLALCTVIIAEVIYAFAPNFKYFYAGIIADIFFTIPPIALRSLMAKIVPESELGRSNSLLGLSEALVPLIFGPIYSTVYKNTMKIFPGSFYFVSIFMYSISTLLFIYLHRQSPNDRNNVEEKVKLRNSCEYKNKIQRIISEEAERIEDSA